Proteins encoded by one window of Cellvibrio sp. KY-GH-1:
- a CDS encoding cellulose binding domain-containing protein → MSTQFKTTAPGFTLKATAAAIALATGSTAFAAATGGFSTTDGGSASGAKSFTAATYQEINTIIANAKLDANGDKVTGGAYPVIITYTGNEDSMIAQMIKDHTVDSSGNCPNPRWNDAYRYVEIKEFTKGVTILGANGSSANFGVVVNKSSNVIIRNMKIGALAGANNDADMIRVDSGSNVWVDHNELFAVNNECKGSPDGDLTFESAIDIKKESHNVTVSYNYIHDSKKVGLDGSSSSDIAGGREITFHHNIYKNVNARLPLQRGGWTHMYNNLYDGITDSGINVRQAGYSLIESNWFQNAKNPITCRYDSSNCGFWDLRNNNVKSPADFATYNITWSSGGTVDATNWTTTAPFPIAIPYSYSPMTPQCVKDKLATVAGVGKNGATLTSAVCGGSSTSSSTPSSTPATSSSKSSSSIAATSTSRSSSSVAVTSSSKSSSSVAATSSSKSSSSAATTSSKSSSSVATTQGNCSYVIVNNWGSGFVGAIRITNKGTSAINGWNVSWKYANGTTLTGTWNANFSGSYSASNLSWNAVIQPGQTVEFGFQGNHTTAETPVVTGSVCN, encoded by the coding sequence ATGTCTACACAATTCAAAACTACAGCTCCAGGTTTTACTCTCAAGGCGACTGCGGCAGCTATTGCCCTGGCGACTGGCTCTACCGCATTTGCAGCGGCCACTGGCGGTTTCTCTACCACCGATGGCGGCAGTGCTTCCGGTGCAAAATCTTTCACCGCCGCTACCTATCAGGAAATTAACACCATTATTGCCAACGCCAAGCTCGATGCGAATGGCGATAAGGTAACTGGCGGTGCCTATCCGGTCATCATTACTTATACCGGTAACGAAGATTCAATGATTGCGCAGATGATCAAAGACCACACGGTCGATTCCTCCGGCAACTGCCCGAATCCGCGCTGGAACGATGCCTATCGCTATGTGGAAATCAAAGAATTCACCAAGGGCGTTACCATCCTCGGTGCCAATGGCTCATCGGCCAACTTCGGTGTGGTGGTGAATAAATCCAGCAACGTGATTATTCGCAATATGAAAATCGGCGCGCTCGCCGGTGCCAACAACGATGCCGACATGATTCGCGTGGACAGCGGCTCCAACGTCTGGGTAGATCACAACGAATTGTTTGCAGTGAACAACGAGTGTAAAGGTTCACCGGATGGCGATTTGACTTTCGAAAGTGCAATCGACATCAAGAAAGAGTCACACAATGTGACTGTGTCTTACAACTATATCCACGACAGCAAAAAAGTGGGTCTCGATGGTTCCAGCAGCAGCGATATCGCGGGCGGGCGCGAAATTACTTTCCACCACAACATTTACAAAAATGTAAACGCGCGCTTGCCATTGCAACGCGGTGGCTGGACCCACATGTACAACAACCTCTACGACGGCATTACCGATTCCGGTATCAACGTGCGTCAGGCCGGTTACTCGCTGATTGAAAGCAACTGGTTCCAAAATGCCAAAAACCCCATTACCTGCCGCTACGACAGCAGCAACTGCGGTTTCTGGGATCTGCGCAACAACAACGTGAAGTCGCCAGCAGATTTTGCCACTTACAACATTACCTGGAGCAGTGGCGGCACTGTCGATGCAACCAACTGGACCACGACGGCGCCCTTCCCAATCGCAATTCCTTACAGCTATTCGCCGATGACACCCCAGTGTGTGAAAGACAAGTTGGCGACAGTGGCGGGTGTTGGCAAAAACGGTGCGACCCTGACCTCTGCGGTTTGTGGTGGCAGCTCAACCAGTTCATCTACTCCTAGCTCAACACCTGCAACTTCCAGCAGCAAGTCATCCAGCTCAATTGCAGCGACTTCAACCAGCAGATCATCCAGTTCGGTTGCAGTGACTTCTTCAAGCAAGTCATCCAGTTCAGTTGCAGCGACGTCGTCAAGCAAGTCATCCAGCTCGGCAGCGACGACTTCCAGCAAATCCAGCAGCAGTGTTGCAACCACTCAGGGTAATTGCAGCTACGTGATTGTGAATAACTGGGGCTCGGGTTTTGTGGGTGCGATTCGTATCACCAACAAAGGTACCAGTGCAATTAACGGCTGGAACGTGAGCTGGAAATACGCCAATGGCACCACCTTGACCGGCACCTGGAACGCGAACTTCTCTGGCAGTTATTCAGCGAGCAACCTGAGCTGGAACGCGGTTATCCAACCTGGCCAAACCGTTGAGTTCGGTTTCCAGGGCAACCACACCACCGCAGAAACACCGGTAGTGACTGGTTCAGTGTGTAATTAA